TCGGCAGGTGGGTCACCGAGGCGTTCGCCGCCCTCGGTGACCACGTCACCACCTTTCCGGGGCGGGAACTCGGCATGGCGGCGGCCGGTCCGGGCCGCGCGCTGCGCCGGGCGGTGGCCGAGGTCGACGCCGTCTGCCACCTCGCCGCCGTCACACCGTTGCAGCCCGGTCCACGGGCCGCCCGCACCTACGCGCGGTGCAACGTCGACGCGACCCGGCTGCTCCTCGACGCCGTCGCCGGGACCAGCAGGTGCCGGGTGGTGTTCGCGTCGACCGCGATGGTCGCTGGCCTGGGTCCGACCGGGCGGCACTCCGACCGGGTCGCCTACGCCGAGTCGAAGCGGGCCGCCGAGGAACTCGTCGAACGGTACGGCTTCGGTGTCTCGTTGCGCCTCAACGCCCTCGGCGGGCCGCGCACGCCGACCGACCGGGGCATCGTCGCGGCGGCGCTTCGTGCCGCCGCCGAGGACCGGCCGTTCGACGTCTACGGCGACGGCTCGTCGGGCCGCGACTACCTGCACGTCCTCGACGCGGCGCGGGCGGTCGTCTGCGCCGCCCGCCGACCGGTCGCGGGCTACCAGGCCGTCGAGATCGGCAGTGGTCGGCTGTCCACGATCGACGCCGTCCTCACGACCGTGGAACGCGTCACCCGGCGACGGGTGCAACGCCGGCATCTGCCGGAACGCGCCGACGTCGACGACCGTCCCGCCTGCGACCTGCGTCCGGCCCGTGCGGTGCTCGACTGGTCGCCGCGCCGGTCCGCACTCGCCACCCTCGTCGGCGACCAGTGGGCCGAGCAGCAGGAGCCGGGCTCGTTCTCGGCGTGCCTCCGGTGGGCCCTGGACCCGTCGGGCCGCCCGCTGACCGTCGTCACGCCGCGAGCAGGAGGCCGACCATGACGACCACACCCGAGTTCGACCTGATCGTCGTCGGTGCCGGCGTCGCCGGACTCTCGGCGGCCTTCTACTGGATCACCGACGTCGACCGGGACGCGCGGGTGCTGATCGTCGAAGCCGGTGCGCAGCTCGGCGGACCCGCGATCCGGCACACCTTCGACGTCGACGGACGCCGGCTCGTGTCGCCGGGCGGCGCCCAGGAACTCACCTTCCCCTCCGCCTTCGCCCCCGCCGTCCGGTCCGCCCTGGCCACCGTGGGCGTCGACACCGACCGCTTCCACACCGACACGGTGGCGCGGCACTACACCGACCGGGGTGCCGGCGGCCACGGCCTCGCCTTCGCCGCCTCGGTCTGGGGGCGGAGCCACCTCGCCGCCCACGGCCCGTCCGACGCCGTGGACCTCACCGACGCGCCGCTCGCCGCACGGGCCAG
Above is a window of Verrucosispora sp. NA02020 DNA encoding:
- a CDS encoding NAD(P)-dependent oxidoreductase, coding for MSGRRAPEAPGRVPAVAAGPTRPVRVLVTGATGFLGRWVTEAFAALGDHVTTFPGRELGMAAAGPGRALRRAVAEVDAVCHLAAVTPLQPGPRAARTYARCNVDATRLLLDAVAGTSRCRVVFASTAMVAGLGPTGRHSDRVAYAESKRAAEELVERYGFGVSLRLNALGGPRTPTDRGIVAAALRAAAEDRPFDVYGDGSSGRDYLHVLDAARAVVCAARRPVAGYQAVEIGSGRLSTIDAVLTTVERVTRRRVQRRHLPERADVDDRPACDLRPARAVLDWSPRRSALATLVGDQWAEQQEPGSFSACLRWALDPSGRPLTVVTPRAGGRP